TTGAGTAACCCCCTAAACAGCTTGGGTAATGGAAATATCTTGGTTAGTAATCCCTGTCTACATTTGAATTACCTCCTTTTCTGGTAGCTGTCAAGCCTAATATTTgtggaaatgaaatttcatccTGCTTATATGATAATCAAAAAAGTATGATCCAAATGTCTGCTAAACAGGTTTGGAAGAGGAAGGCAGAGCAGTACTTGGCTGACTCTGGTATTCCATACACAATCATAAGGTTGGTCCAGTTGTAATCCTCAAGCACAGTATTCTTAGTTGGTGGATCTTATAATGTCATTGGCTGGTTTTTCTTATAATCATGTGTATTGATGACAGCAAACCTCGCAACTGAAAAAGTAGTAAGCCTGAGCATTGGTACCTACTTTGCTTTGACTTTTATACTCTAATCTTCAACAAAAGATGTTAGAGAACTTCTGAAACGCCCACAGAATACATTGTTCTTGTGGTCCCTCATAGCTTAGGGTACTGAAGCTTAGTTGCTTGAACCAAAGACAGAAATCTAGATTCAGTTTCCTTTCAAGTTTTACTGTGATATAATTACAACTTTTGGATATGAGCATACCAGTCAAGTGTATGCAAATCACCACATCTTGGTAGCTGGTAATGATGGATACCAGTCACTACATGATCATTTATTCGGTAATTCTCTTTGACTAGCCAATTAACTTGGAGCTTTATGGCTGATCAGGGCTGGAGGCTTGCAAGACAAACAGGGTGGTGTTCGTGAACTTCTTATTGGGAAAGATGATGAGCTTCTGAAGACGGAGACAAGAACCATTACTAGGGCTGACGTCGCAGAAGTCTGCGTTCAGGTATATATGTGCTGTCAAAATGAACAATTTCCTAATTTCCTGGGAAGCCGTCCATTTTTGGTCACTGGTGGAGTGGTGGTGCATTCTACTGATTTGCTTACTTTTTCATGCCCCTTTATTTTGATCAGGCATTGCAATTTGAGGAGGCCAAAAACAAGGCATTTGATTTAGCCTCCAAGCCTGAGGGAACCGGAACACCTACCAAAGATTTCAAGGCTCTCTTTTCCCAGATCACCACTCGTTTTTGATTTAATGCTGTCCCAATTTCCGCCTCAAGTGTTATGTTAAAACATCTAATTTCCATCTTGTTGTACTGCCTGCAAACAAGATTTGAGATTTACTCTTGTGGGGAAAGAAGAGTAATAACTAGTATATGAGCATGTCTATGGCAGTGAAGCAATCTTAGAGTTGTATTCAAGGGGTTTCATCCCCTAGCTTATGAAAGGGTACATCTTTATTGGGTGCTCTCAACTTCAAATAATCTAGGTTTGATGTATGACTACCCTTCTTGATAATGGGAGCTATGCTAGTTTTACAAGGAAATTTGGTGTATGACTACCCTTCTTGATAATGGGAGCTATGCTAGTTTTACAAGGAAATTTGGTTTTCCCCTGCTTATTTATATTGTTCATATGAAAAGCCTGTGTCCAATTTGGGTTAAAAAAAACATCACCAATTGATTGCAAATATATAATACTATGATCATTTCTACACAAGATGATAAGAAGACAATAGAAATGAAAGTGTTTTTATAAACAAATAGTACCaaaattttgagttattttgagTCGGTCGACATTTTGATTTCCAATATTCTAAAACTATCACATTGTTTTAGAGTGTTGGAAATTGACCCAAATTATAGAAACTGTTTGTATCATTTACTCAAAATGAAATCGTTCAAATGTAGCTAACTAGCTATTGAAGgttactacttttttttttaattttactcGAACACACGAAACGACGTCGTCCTCGCGAACCTATAAATAAAGTTGGCTCCACTTCTCAAACGCAGCTGAAAATGGCGGTTGTTAACTACCATCAACCTCTGGGTTTAGCTGTTCAGCCccaatcccaaaaccctaacttCAATTCCCGCAAAATTTACCGAACCCAACTCAATACCTTGAATTCTCGACGGCGCGGAGTAGTCAATTGCTTGAATGGAGACTCAGACTCCAACCCAAACAGTCCACAAggtacttctctctctctctcactcactcactcactcccCAAAAACCCTAACTTCAATTTCAGCAACAAATTGAAATCGTTCAAGTTGGATTGTGTATCAGATGAGGAAGTGAACAGTTTGGGAGTCAAAGCCGCGTTGTCGATGCTCAAATTCTACAAAAGTAAGCTTCTTTTTCGTTCTGTGAAAAACTGGGAATGGTGGGTTTAAGCAAATTGTTGCAATTTTGGTGTGGAAAAAAAACAGGGGAGATCTCGCCTTTGATGCCGAAAAGTTGCCGGTACGTACCGACTTGCAGTGAGTACTCGATGGAAGCTTACAAGAGATATGGGGTTGCAAAAGGTACAGTCTTGACTGCTTGGCGTCTCTGCCGCTGCAATCCCCTAGGtaatttcttgttcttgattttcttgtgtttgattttggggcttttgaGTTTATTTGAATTCGGTTGTTTTTTGCAGGTGGTTCTGGTTATGATCCTCCTCGATGGTTCAATGAGCCAAATATGCCCGAAGAATAACACAATCCCATTTGTTGTTCTGCTATGAAATTCTGGTTGTTTATGTTATAAGCAGTGTGTGCCATAGTCATACATGGTTGAAATTAAATTCGAaatgattgcataaagatgAGCCTAGATTGCATTATTTTATAGGCAGAAGACTACTGTCTAATCCATGATATATGTAGTATAAGGATTGGTGCTAATGTGGTACCAAATCAAAGGAATAAAGGATGAATGATTATATTGGCAAATATCAGTTGGTGGGTCTCATTGTGCAATGAAGAAGCACCTTTGCTTCAGGGATGACTAGTGAACTATAATCAAAAGGGATGCTTTCATAACACACAAGCAGGTATTATACAAACtcgaagaaaaggaaaaattgtATTTTATCTAGCTGAAATCAGAATACCCCTAGTGGAGTAAATGTACATCACAACTACTATCAACTAGTGAAGAGAAGTGTTGTATGATAATTCTGAAAGATTTCTACAAAGGAACATCAAAGCAGGGCTCTATGACAGTGTTACAATAATCAAAATCAACGATCGAAACCAGCTACCACATTTACCTGCCAAATTACCAACGAAGCAATCAACTTATGAAGAGCATAAATCGATTAACACAACTACCTTGACTCAACCCGGTATCCCCTTGAAAAGCGAAGAAGCAGATTACAAGCACTAATAATGTGGCTTTCAAGCTCCTTACGAAGGTTTCCAAGCAGAAATGGCAAATATGGTCCGTCCCTTCCATCCCTGCAACAGCCAGCGCCCATCTTCATCGATAACAAAATCCTTGTGGTAACTAGATTTCACTTTCCGAGCCGCCAGCTTCACAAGTTCTCTGTCGAAAGGTATTTGCACAAACCCAGCCCTCAAGTTGCGGACCTGCCACTGCTTGTAGGATTCTGGCCTTTCCACTCTTTCCCATCCCTCACAAGCTATAACATTCAAAGCCTCCCTGCCAATTATCTCTTTCTCAATCACCATCCTCTCCCGATCCTCGCGGGGTACAACTGTTTCGAGCATGTCAAACattgaagaaaaatgaaataaagcCTCTCGGAACCTGGTGACAAAGAAGGGGGCGTTGTACGCTCCATTAATAACTCCATGGATGAAAATGTCTGGATTAGTTCTCCTTATCAGATTAAGAACCCTATTTCGAGCACTGTCCACAGCCACACTTTCATCAAGCAAGTTCTTACCCCGATACAAACAGTTCACAACAAGAAACTCATCCCTTCCAATTTTTAGTTCCTCAAGTGTAATGTTTTCCCATTTCTTTGCAATAGCATTGTACTCAAATGGCACGTGGAATGTCTCAGCATAAGCTGCCAAGCGACGTCCTGTTTCCTCTACTCCTTCAGCGGGCCGGAATCCTGGTTGCGGAAATTCAATTCCAGTAATCCGAAGCTTTGGGGGTCCACCCTCCCTCATTGCGATCCTCTGAATAAGGGTAGGCCATTGGAAACCATAATGGATACCAAAAACTATGACATGGAGTCTCATCGCTTTTTGTGATGAAGTCATTATGGTCTTGTTTGAGACAAAATTAGACAACTTAGTAAATGGACATGCAGCAAGGAAAAGATGGTAAGCTTTCAAGACATCAGCAGCAGGTGTTCTTTTGCTAACAAAGCCTTTATAGATCTGGCTACCAGTACCAGCCAAGCGAGCCTCGAGGCCATCAGCAAAGCAATGAGCCAGTCTCTGAGTCCCATCTCCAAAAGGCGAAGAATGCAGCCTCACCTTCTTCAGCAGCTCATTTGCAGTCCTATGATCATCAGCTGCAACTGCTTGTGCAACAGTAATGAGGAGACTTCTCAAATCCACAACATCCTTTTTGTTACCACTTTGTTTCTTACCACGACCTTTTCCTCCATTTGATCCTTTGGATTTCTCTTTCTGAGGCACACTTTTGATCATTCCATTCTGCAACTGCTCCCGTTTGGATATTAAGTGCTCTTTACCCTCTCCTAAGCTACAAAGTAAAATCTTATCAAACATCTCTGATCGCAGAGTAGATTCAGTAGAAACTGCCGCTTGCTTGCTACTCCTATTTTCTTCCACATCCTCATCATCCTCCCTATACGGATTCTTCCTCCCCCTTGGACCACAGGAAGAACACTCCCCTTCATCCTTTTTCTCCGGTTTAACAACTTCCTCATCAGTCCTAACCTTCAAAGCTTGAGCCGACAACCAATTCACATCAAGATCAACAACCAAATTAGTCTCACCAGGCAGAAACCTACTAGCCTCTTCAACCCCCTTATTGAACTGCCAAACAGATCGAGTCTCAGTACTGAAATCAGGGACGTGAAGACTGCTACTAGGAGATTCCACCAGCCCATCCAGGCTACTGACCATAGTTGAAGAGCCATACGATGAATGGGAAATGTTATAAGGTGGAAGACCTTGAAATTGAGACATATATCCACCTGGACTTTGAATCCAGGTACCATCACTGAAATAGCTACCACTGTTACTACTACTAGTAATATAGCTGCTGCCATTTCCAGAGAAACCACTGTTACTACTACTAGAAGTAATATAGTTGCTGCTGTTTCCCGAGAAACCATCATCTGGGATCTCACCATATGGAACTGAAAAATCATGGTTTACTTCTGGGGAAGGGGGATATTTCTTTCCAAGGACATCATAGAATGACTTCTCGGCTGCTTGAAGTTCCAAAGACTCTTGAAGCATGCAAGTCTTATCCTCCATGTCTTCTTCCATAAGCATCTGGTTAATGTATTTCAAGACTTCATCTGAAAAGTCACAATCTTCCTCCTCATGACTCAAGCTCGAGACAGACGATAAATCATTTGGGGTTAGATCGGGTCTAGGGTAATTGAATTCCCTATAATCGCTACCTAAGAAAGGATGACTACTAAATGGGGATTGGGGCACAATGTTCTGATGTGAAAGAATGGAAAAAGGTCGGTTGCTTAATCGAACTCCATTTAAAGAATCAGAGAAACTCCGCAGACGCGGATCCATTGTCATCAACTTTGTTACCTCAACAGACAAATCCCAAATCCCAAATCCAACTCCAAATCCCAGTACAGTTTTTCAAAAGCAGCAGAATTTCCTTGCAAATTAGATTCCTCCTTCAATCCTATAAAAACCGttaaaatacaagaatgaaaatcaAAACCTCCCCAAGTAGATCTAAAAACATGGCCCCTTCAGAGATGCACAAGCAATCGAgtcttaaactaaatttaatTATGAACTTCCAACTCTATCGTCTCCACAGAAAAACGCCAAATCCAAAGGCACTTGGTATCTTTATCAAAAGCAAAAGAATTTCCTTCCAAATTTAGTATCCTTCTTCAACCCATTACAATACTAAAGCTTCAAGATTCAAAAAACCAATTAAATTTTCTTAACCCAAGGAAAAGACTAAAAATTTCATAACATAATCAGAGAAAGAAACTGAATTTATCTATAAAATCTAAAGGGCATTATCTATTTCAATTTGAAGGTCAaccataaacaaagaaaactttaACAATAAGACAACAACACAGAAATGCTCAGGAACAGAACCTCAAACATAGTAAAAGCTCTCACCTTTGACTTGCCTGAGCTcactgagagagagagtcagaaCAGAGATGAAGCAGAGAAACGGAACTCAGAGGAGGTCTCGTGGTTTTTTAAGGTTGTGTTTACCGGGTTATTGGACGAAAGACAGCCGTTGATTTAGGGACCGTTCCAATGTCACCGCTTATAGACGGTCCTTTTCCCACTGACTATCTTTTTGGGGGTCAATTCTCCCACAGAATCGACCTCTTTCTCTTCCATTTGGCTTCCTAAAACTATTATGGTCGTCTGGACTTCAACCCCCATCCCACGTGGACACGTACTTTGTCTTTTGCAAGACAATCTCACTcgtcctttttatttttgtctGAAACATTGAACCTCAGTCATTGACCGTTTGGATCTTCTCTCACTTTCACGGGTTCACGGGCCATGGTTTTGAGTTTGATGGAATTCCTACCTTCACTGGTTTCGGTAGTTTGTCCATGTATTGCTAATTTGCTATAGTATTTTCTTTACTGTTATGAGGATAACCATACATTTTTGGGTCAAGTAGACAAGTCATAGATTTCAAACTAGGATGAGGAATTTGCATTTTAGGACAACCTTACTATCACAACGTTAAGAAATAGGAATCGATCATTCCTGAAAATTAGTGAAGTCTATATTACTCACCCTGTAGAAATATGCCTCCATAAAACTTAAAAATCAAGTATGTAACTTTGTTGATTTTAGTGGGAATCCCAATAATTCACCTTTAAAAAATGTAGTAGAGACACATATCAATGAGAGAATCCcattcattctcaaaaaaatgtTACAGAATCACTCAGAAATGGAAATGAGTAAGAAAGATGGAAGGAAAACGAATAAGAACATAAGAGGGCGGGGATATTTccaaaagtagtaaaggacCACCAATCCAAGAAAGAAACTGTGAGCAGAAAAAAGAACAGGGGCTTGGTATCAAAAGCAGAGAGGACCACCAAATTGATGACCAAATTATCATTCAGATTGAGAGTGAAAAACGTGTCCATCGCGTTTGTAAGTTGACTCATCCTTTTGGGCTTTGTTTTCCACCAACAATGCAATGAAAAAATACCAAACTTTGAAGAATGGTGTTTGATGGTCATTGGTCAAAAACATGTTTGGCCATTACTATCATTTTCCATGCCAATGTATTTCATCGACCAAATACAAAGGACTTTGTTTTTAGTAGAAATCGAATCCTCTCCAAATCTGGAATTCAAGGCAAAATCTAATATTTAATCAGGGATCTTACAAGGTTGTGCTTATATTAAGAGCTGACCTGACCTAATACTTAATGCCATAGATGATTCTGGTTACAATGATCGACGAAATAC
Above is a genomic segment from Rosa chinensis cultivar Old Blush chromosome 3, RchiOBHm-V2, whole genome shotgun sequence containing:
- the LOC112195372 gene encoding scarecrow-like protein 9, which codes for MTMDPRLRSFSDSLNGVRLSNRPFSILSHQNIVPQSPFSSHPFLGSDYREFNYPRPDLTPNDLSSVSSLSHEEEDCDFSDEVLKYINQMLMEEDMEDKTCMLQESLELQAAEKSFYDVLGKKYPPSPEVNHDFSVPYGEIPDDGFSGNSSNYITSSSSNSGFSGNGSSYITSSSNSGSYFSDGTWIQSPGGYMSQFQGLPPYNISHSSYGSSTMVSSLDGLVESPSSSLHVPDFSTETRSVWQFNKGVEEASRFLPGETNLVVDLDVNWLSAQALKVRTDEEVVKPEKKDEGECSSCGPRGRKNPYREDDEDVEENRSSKQAAVSTESTLRSEMFDKILLCSLGEGKEHLISKREQLQNGMIKSVPQKEKSKGSNGGKGRGKKQSGNKKDVVDLRSLLITVAQAVAADDHRTANELLKKVRLHSSPFGDGTQRLAHCFADGLEARLAGTGSQIYKGFVSKRTPAADVLKAYHLFLAACPFTKLSNFVSNKTIMTSSQKAMRLHVIVFGIHYGFQWPTLIQRIAMREGGPPKLRITGIEFPQPGFRPAEGVEETGRRLAAYAETFHVPFEYNAIAKKWENITLEELKIGRDEFLVVNCLYRGKNLLDESVAVDSARNRVLNLIRRTNPDIFIHGVINGAYNAPFFVTRFREALFHFSSMFDMLETVVPREDRERMVIEKEIIGREALNVIACEGWERVERPESYKQWQVRNLRAGFVQIPFDRELVKLAARKVKSSYHKDFVIDEDGRWLLQGWKGRTIFAISAWKPS
- the LOC112195377 gene encoding UPF0161 protein At3g09310, with amino-acid sequence MAVVNYHQPLGLAVQPQSQNPNFNSRKIYRTQLNTLNSRRRGVVNCLNGDSDSNPNSPQDEEVNSLGVKAALSMLKFYKREISPLMPKSCRYVPTCSEYSMEAYKRYGVAKGTVLTAWRLCRCNPLGGSGYDPPRWFNEPNMPEE